The following coding sequences are from one Lolium rigidum isolate FL_2022 chromosome 6, APGP_CSIRO_Lrig_0.1, whole genome shotgun sequence window:
- the LOC124668175 gene encoding UDP-glycosyltransferase 88A1-like translates to MKKTIVLYPGVGVGHLVPMVEVAKLFLKHGVAVIVALGDPGVESTDFSAAVARAKASNPSVHFHVLPPPPPVPVDSSDSQVASTKHHVTRIFQFLTAMNGPLRDFLRSLPSVDALILDMFCVDAQDVAFELKLPVYYFYASGAAALAIFLNLPSMVAGNSARMKELGDSVITFPGVPPFKASDLPNEVTSDGEALPAIVGMFDRMPRADGILINSFDSLEPRAVRALRDGLCVPGRATPPVYCIGPLVSAGGGGKEHECTTWLDAQPDKSVVFLSFGSMGTFSAKQLVEIAVGLEKSGERFLWVVRSPRSPDFTYGDALPEPDLDALLPEGFLERTKDRGFVVKSWAPQVEVLRHRATGAFVTHCGWNSTLEGVTAGLPLLCWPLYAEQRVNKVQIVEEMVLGVEMRGYNEEVVKAEEVEEKVRWVMASEGGRALRERAAAAKDGAAEALKEGGPSHLAFLQFLHNLDTPTLQQD, encoded by the coding sequence ATGAAGAAAACTATCGTGCTGTACCCTGGCGTTGGCGTCGGCCACCTGGTGCCCATGGTTGAGGTCGCCAAGCTCTTCCTCAAGCACGGCGTGGCCGTCATCGTGGCGCTCGGCGACCCGGGGGTCGAGTCCACGGActtctccgccgccgtcgcccgcgccAAGGCCTCCAACCCCTCCGTCCACTTCCacgtcctgccgccgccgccgcccgtgcccGTGGACTCATCAGACTCCCAAGTCGCGTCCACGAAGCACCACGTCACCAGGATATTCCAGTTCCTCACCGCCATGAACGGGCCCCTCCGCGACTTCCTCCGCTCGCTGCCCTCCGTCGACGCGCTCATCCTCGACATGTTCTGCGTCGACGCCCAGGACGTCGCCTTCGAGCTCAAGCTGCCCGTCTACTACTTCTACGCGTCgggcgccgccgccctcgccatatTCCTCAACCTTCCGAGCATGGTTGCCGGCAACAGCGCAAGGATGAAGGAGCTCGGCGACTCTGTGATCACTTTCCCGGGCGTTCCCCCGTtcaaggcttcggacttacctaaCGAAGTTACCAGCGACGGCGAAGCACTCCCGGCCATCGTAGGCATGTTCGACAGAATGCCTCGCGCCGACGGCATCCTTATCAATTCGTTCGACTCGCTGGAGCCGCGCGCGGTGCGCGCTCTGAGGGACGGGCTCTGCGTCCCTGGTCGCGCCACACCGCCGGTCTACTGCATCGGGCCGTTAGTCTCGGCCGGAGGTGGAGGCAAGGAGCACGAGTGCACCACGTGGCTGGACGCGCAGCCAGACAAGAGCGTAGTGTTCCTCTCCTTCGGCAGCATGGGCACCTTCTCCGCCAAGCAGCTTGTGGAGATCGCGGTCGGGCTCGAGAAATCAGGGGAGAGATTTCTGTGGGTTGTCCGGAGCCCGCGCAGTCCGGACTTCACGTACGGCGACGCGCTGCCGGAGCCCGACCTCGACGCGCTCCTGCCGGAAGGGTTCTTGGAGAGGACAAAAGACAGAGGGTTCGTCGTCAAGTCCTGGGCGCCGCAAGTGGAGGTGCTCCGCCACAGGGCGACCGGCGCCTTCGTCACGCACTGCGGCTGGAACTCGACGCTGGAGGGCGTCACCGCCGGTCTGCCGTTGCTCTGCTGGCCGCTGTACGCAGAGCAGAGGGTGAACAAGGTGCAGATAGTGGAAGAGATGGTGCTCGGGGTTGAGATGAGAGGCTACAACGAAGAGGTGGTTAaggccgaggaggtggaggagaaagtcAGGTGGGTCATGGCGTCCGAGGGCGGCAGGGCGCTCAGGGAGCGGGCGGCGGCAGCCAAGGATGGAGCCGCCGAGGCGCTCAAAGAAGGGGGCCCGTCTCACTTGGCGTTTCTTCAATTCCTCCACAATCTGGATACTCCAACCCTGCAGCAGGATTGA